From Nocardia sp. NBC_00416:
ACTGAGGCAGACATCGAGGTCCGGCGCGCCCACACGAACGACAACCCCAGCTTCGAGGAGATGACAGGTGATATCAGCCGGGTGACCCTGCGCCTGGTCGAACAGATGAAATCCCGGGCGGAGGAGGCCGCCGCGCAGAGCGGCCAGTCGTTGAACTCCTGGATGTCCGGAGTCGTCTCCGGTGCCCTGCGCGACCAGATGCGCGGCGGCTACGGAGCCTCCAAACGCGACGAAACGCCCTGATCCGGACCCAAACGGGCGCCCGTCAGGTGGAGACGAGAACCTGACCGGAGGTGGCGATCTCGGTACGGCGGTCTACACCGGGCGCGCTGGCCAGGACGGTCGCGATGTTGCGCCGCCCGGAGGGCAACACCCGGACCGTGACCGACCCCGCGTTCGCCGCGTCCAGCTCCCGGACCGCGAGAGCCACCACTTGCCGGCGCACCGTGCCGGGAACGCTCGCGAAACCGCCATCGTCGAGCAGCAACACCTCTACGCCTCGGGACCGGGCACCGCGCGCGGCACTGTTCAGCTGGTCGGTGACAAGCCGCGGTGCGCGCAGGCCGTCGCGCAGTTCCGCCTCCAACAACCGGCATTCCACACGTTCACGAGCATCGAGTTCACCGCCGCGGGCGATCCGTTCGAGTATCGGTCGGGCGATTTCGTCCAACCGGCCCAACTGCCGCACCCGCTCGGCATGCTCGGCGTCCATGGTCGCCTCGGCGGCCGCACGCATGGCAGCATCCTCGTGCAGCAGCCGCAGCGAACGCTGGGTAGGCCGCATGATCAGGACACATACCGTCGCCCCGGGCAGGGTGGAGAGCGCGATGAGAAGGACTACCAGGGAACCGAACTCGATCCCCGGGACGAGATCGGCTGCCACGACGGTCGCCGTCACGGCGGCCGCACCCGCCCAGGCGGCACCGATCCTTCCGCGTAACACCAGCACACCCAGCACATACGAGAAGGCGAAGACAGCCCAGGGCTGACGCTGCGAGTCCTCGTAGAAATTCAGACGGGTCGCCACTACGGCCAGCAGCCCGCTCACCAGCACGAAGACGGTGGCCGGCCATGGGAGCGGATCGCCGGGGATCAACACCAGGACGAACGCGGCACCCAGCATCACGGCGAACGCGGGGGCCGCCTGCGCCGACGGGATATCGTGGAACGGCGGCAGCATGTACAGCGTGATCGTGGCGGTGAGACCCGCCAGGAAGACCCCGCCGGCCCGGCCGCGCATACCGAGCAGAGCGCGCAGTTCGATATCACTGCCCTGATCCGACATCGTCACCTCCCCCGGCGCTACCCCACATCAGGGTCACCACTGTCCCTTCCCCCGGTTCCGATTCCACGAAACCCGCGCCGCCGGGCAGCTGCCGCATGCGGCCCAAGATACTGACCGACAGGCCGAGCCGGTCGACCGCTACTGCCTCCCTGTCGAAGCCGAGGCCGTTGTCCCGCATCACCACCCGCAGCCCACCCGCGCCGACCGTCACCGTCACCGTGCGCCGGACAGGACGGTCGGGGACGCCGGCATGACGCAGGCTGTTGCGGGTGGCTTCCGCCAGCGCCGCCGCCAGGGTGCCCGCAGCCTCCACGGGCATCCGCAGGTAACCCGCGCGGCCCCCGCGACAGGCCGTGAACGCAACCCCGGCGTTCACGTCGTGCACCGCCGCGCGCAGGAAACCGACGGCCGAATCGGCGTCCAGATAGTCGGGGTCGATATCGGAGACGCGGGTGGCGTCGAGCTGGTCGAGGGTGCGTTCGGCCTGTGCCCGCAGAATCGGAGAGGCGCCGCCGGTACGGGAGGCGTCCAGCAGTGTCGACAGCACACCATCGTGGATGAGGGCGGCGAACCGGGCCCGTTCTCGTTCCCGGGCGGCGGTACCCGCGATTGCCGCCGCCCGCTCGCTCGCGATCGCCGATTCCCGGTCCACCCGGGCGCCCGCCGCCCGGGCGTACATCACACACCACAGGAACAGCCCGCACAACCCGGCCTGCCGCACGAAATTCTCGACCACGTTCAGCGGCGTGATGTCGTCGAACATCACGTACAGCGCGGTGCCCGGGATCGCCGACGCGGCCACGAGATAGGCGCCGGCGAGCAGCGGTCGCCAGGCCAGCGCGGCCGCCAGCACCCCGACGGCGATCAGCCGGTGCGCCCAGATCGGTCCAGGCGCCTCCACGATCTCGGAGTAGTGCGCCTGCACCAGCATCATCGCCGTGAGATAGCCGAGCGCGGCGGCACCCGCCACCTGCCTGATCAGGCGCGGCCCGGCGACCATCGACACCACCACGAGCACCGGCAGCATGCCGAAGGCCACCGGCACCGTGACAAGGGTCCACACCAGTGGGACCGAGCGGTGCTGCACGATGATCTCGGGCAACTCCATCACGCAGGCAATGGTTCCGACAAGCCCGATCACCAGACCGAACCGGCGCTCCAGCCGGTCGACGGCGTGTTCCGGTCCAGCGGCACGGCCACCGGAGCGCACCGCGTGCGGTATCCGCAACAGGCCCGGCCGGGAAGACGGCGCGGCAGGCACGGACGCCGTGTTCATGGCCGACGATGCTCGGGCACCGGCAGCCACCCGTCCTCCACCGCCCGCTTGTACAGCTCGGTCTTGGTGGGCGCGGGACGTCCCGCGTCGGCGTACTTCTGCCGGATCCGGCCCAGATAGTCGTTCACGGTCTGCTCCGACAGCCCCGTCAGCCGGGCCACCCGGGAGGCTTTCTCCCCGGACGCGTACAGGGTGAGCACCTCCTCCTGCCTGGGACTCAACCCGACCCTCGACAGCTGCGGATCCCCGTCGAGAGCGGCTGCCCAGTCGGTCGTCACCACCTGCTCCCCGGAGGCGGCGCGCCGCACCGCGGCGACCACCGCGGCCTCACCCTCCGATTTACGGAGTACACCCAGCACCCCGGCTTGTGCAGCCGAACGCACCAGGTACGGATTCTCGGCACCGGTGAACACCAGCACTTCCACACCGTTCTCCCGCAGCGTCCGAACATTGTCCTCGGGCGTGGAATCGTCGGCGAGCCGCAGGTCCAGCACCACCAGATCCAACGACCACGTATCGCCCAGGCGGCATTCCGGATGCTTCAGCAGTTCGGCGACCGTGCCGACGGTCGCGACCAGCATCAGATCCGGTTGCGGCCCGAGCATCGCAGACAATCCGATCGCCACCGATTCGTGGTCTTCCACCAGTCCGATCCGGCGTGGCACGCTCAATTCCGCGACACTCTCGGTCACCACCAACTCCCCTCACGCACAACACGTTGTCCAAGCAGTATGGCGGTCCGAACACTGCAGGGTCAGCCCCAGATTTCAGGGGAGCGCGCGACTTTCGGGAGAAAGGTCAGCCCATCAGCTGGGCAGCGACCGTAGCGCCCAGTTCCCAGCACTGCTCGAGATCGTCCTTCGCCGGTTTGCCCATCACCACAACCGAACCCGCGGCCTTGACCCAGCCCAGTCCGGCGGTCACCGATTCCACGCTCCGCTCGGCACCCTCGGTACCCTCGTTTCCGTGGACATACAGCCCGTACGGCCTGCCGCGGGTGCTGTCCAGGCACGGGTAATAGCAGGTGTCGAACGCATGCTTCAACGCACCGGACATATAACCCAGGTTGGCAGGGGTTCCCAGCAGATAACCGTCGGCGGCCAGCATCTCGTCCGGTGTGAGGGCAAGTGCCGCCCGGCGCACCACCTCCACGCCTTCGATCTCCGGGTCGGTCGCCCCGGCCAGGACCGCTTCGAACATCGCCTGCATATGCGGGGACGGCGTGTGATGGACGATCAGCAACCTCGGCACCTGCCGAGCCTAACGGCTGCGCCGCCCAGTGGCCCGGCCCGGACACCCGGCCGCGATCCGGGTTTCTCGGGTCAGGCCCCGGTTTCGCGCTCGCGCTTCTCCAGGTCGACCGCGCGGCGCATGGTGTCACGGGCGCGGGAACGATCGCCGGCGTAGTCGTAGGCGCGAGCCAAACGGTAGGAAACCCGCCAGTTGTCGGGATCGGCTTCCCACTCCCGCTGAATCGAAAGGAACAGCTCGTCGGCGGCCGCGCGGTCGATCCGGCCGGAGGGCCGGCGCGGTAGATCCGCGACGTCCAATTCCAGCCCCTCGTCGTGGATCCGGCGGGCCAGCCGCTGATGGTCCAGCGCGGATCGAATGGTGGACACGACCATCCACACCCCCAGCAACGGCAGGATCAACACCCCGACGCCGAGCGCGACACCCGCGACCTTCCCGGAGGTCAGCAGCCCCACCGCGATCCGGCCCAGCCACACGAAGTAGAAGATCAACGCCAGGACCAGCGCCGCCACCAGCGCAACGATTTTGAGAACGTCACGGTCGGGGCCGGATTCACCGGACCGTCCGGCGGAGTCGTTCACAGGTCGAGGAACGGATCGAGCCCGACGGTGAGACCGGGCCGGCGGCCGATCTGGCGCACACCGAGCAGGACGCCGGGCGCGAACGACGAGCGGTCGATCGAATCGTGCCGGATGGTGAGCGTCTCCCCCTGGGTGCCGAACAGCACTTCCTGATGGGCGACCAACCCCGCCAGGCGCACCGAATGCACCCGCACCCCGTCGACCTCGGCGCCGCGTGCCCCGTCGAGTTCGGTGGTCGTCGCGTCCGGGACAGGCGCCGCCCCCGCCTGTTTACGGGCTTCGGCGATGATCCCGGCCGTGCGGTAAGCGGTGCCCGACGGGGCGTCGGCCTTGTTCGGATGATGCAGTTCGATCACCTCGACCGATTCGAAGAACCGGGCGGCCTGTTCGGCGAAACGCATGGACAGCACCGCGCCGATCGCGAAGTTCGGCGCGATCAGCACCCCGACCTCCGGCCGGCCGGCCAGCCAGCCGCGCACCCGCTCGAGCCGGGCATTGTCGAATCCGGTGGTGCCGACGACAGCGTGGATCCCGTTCTCCACCAGGAACTGGAGATTGTTCATCACGACATCGGGGTGGGTGAAGTCCACGACCACCTGAGCCCCCGTCTCGTTGAACCGGGTCAGCGCATCGTCCTTGTCCACAGCGGCGACCAGTTCGAGATCGGCGGCCGCCTCGACCGCCGCGCAGACGGCCTGACCGACCTTGCCCCGCGCCCCCAGAACGCCAACCCGAATCGGTGCCGTCACCTCGTCACTCCCTACCTGTCGTCGGACTGCCGGATCGAGCCTACTGCTGTGTTTATTTGCCCCGCCTTCGGTGGGGCGGGTCGGGGCCCTTGTCAACCCCGGTTCTTCACTCCGCCGCTCAGTCGCTGCGCTCCTTCGCTCTGTCGCTCCAGAACCGGGGCGGGCCCCGACCGGGGATGCCGATCATGTGGGCCTGGAGCCCTTACCTGCCGGGTCCCGCAGCTCAGAAGATGATCACCTGTCGCAATGCGTGCCCCGCCGCCAGCTCGTCCATGGCCTCGTTGATATCGGCCAGCCCGATCCGCGCGGAGATCAGCTTCTCCACCGGCAGCCGCCCTTCCCGCCACATCCGGACGTACTCCGGTATATCGCGCGACGGCACCGCCGAGCCCAAGTAGCTGCCGATGATCGACCGCCCCTGCGCGACGAGCCCCAGCGGCGAGATACTGGCCCGCGCATCCGGCGCGGGCAGGCCCACCGTCACCGTGACACCGCCCGGCGCCGTCGCCTCGACGGCACTTTCGAACGCTCGTGCCGAGCCGACCGCTTCGACGACCACCTCGGCGCGGATTCCCCGCTCGGCCAGGTCCGCCGGTGTATGCGCAGCCGTAGCGCCGAGTTCGCGCGCCAGCGCGAGTTTCTCCGGCACCGTATCGACAGCGATCACTTCCCGTACGCCCAGCGATACCGCGACCAGGACCGCCGCCATACCCACACCGCCGAGTCCGACCACCATGAC
This genomic window contains:
- a CDS encoding sensor histidine kinase; the encoded protein is MNTASVPAAPSSRPGLLRIPHAVRSGGRAAGPEHAVDRLERRFGLVIGLVGTIACVMELPEIIVQHRSVPLVWTLVTVPVAFGMLPVLVVVSMVAGPRLIRQVAGAAALGYLTAMMLVQAHYSEIVEAPGPIWAHRLIAVGVLAAALAWRPLLAGAYLVAASAIPGTALYVMFDDITPLNVVENFVRQAGLCGLFLWCVMYARAAGARVDRESAIASERAAAIAGTAARERERARFAALIHDGVLSTLLDASRTGGASPILRAQAERTLDQLDATRVSDIDPDYLDADSAVGFLRAAVHDVNAGVAFTACRGGRAGYLRMPVEAAGTLAAALAEATRNSLRHAGVPDRPVRRTVTVTVGAGGLRVVMRDNGLGFDREAVAVDRLGLSVSILGRMRQLPGGAGFVESEPGEGTVVTLMWGSAGGGDDVGSGQ
- a CDS encoding response regulator transcription factor; protein product: MTESVAELSVPRRIGLVEDHESVAIGLSAMLGPQPDLMLVATVGTVAELLKHPECRLGDTWSLDLVVLDLRLADDSTPEDNVRTLRENGVEVLVFTGAENPYLVRSAAQAGVLGVLRKSEGEAAVVAAVRRAASGEQVVTTDWAAALDGDPQLSRVGLSPRQEEVLTLYASGEKASRVARLTGLSEQTVNDYLGRIRQKYADAGRPAPTKTELYKRAVEDGWLPVPEHRRP
- the dapB gene encoding 4-hydroxy-tetrahydrodipicolinate reductase yields the protein MTAPIRVGVLGARGKVGQAVCAAVEAAADLELVAAVDKDDALTRFNETGAQVVVDFTHPDVVMNNLQFLVENGIHAVVGTTGFDNARLERVRGWLAGRPEVGVLIAPNFAIGAVLSMRFAEQAARFFESVEVIELHHPNKADAPSGTAYRTAGIIAEARKQAGAAPVPDATTTELDGARGAEVDGVRVHSVRLAGLVAHQEVLFGTQGETLTIRHDSIDRSSFAPGVLLGVRQIGRRPGLTVGLDPFLDL
- a CDS encoding flavodoxin family protein, coding for MPRLLIVHHTPSPHMQAMFEAVLAGATDPEIEGVEVVRRAALALTPDEMLAADGYLLGTPANLGYMSGALKHAFDTCYYPCLDSTRGRPYGLYVHGNEGTEGAERSVESVTAGLGWVKAAGSVVVMGKPAKDDLEQCWELGATVAAQLMG